The following are encoded together in the Chloroflexota bacterium genome:
- a CDS encoding carboxypeptidase regulatory-like domain-containing protein has translation MMELMNVFRRLLRWVRSVAALLILAAIVFLCAAEQNEIVFARHLLLYRLEMLWYRPASVAGSPGELVGAVFDEQGRSLAGATVVAAAADGRAFSTTSDGDGRYRLSLPPGAYVPMATRAGYADITLRFGPFRRSVMIAPGQIVSGDFALRPAPRVAATPGAPLRFGAAAISHVQQPHPSDVRRRPFTFEANGRTLGGSYVYEPLPAGRYPMVLILYPCWEYPCTTDFWDTLSATVAAQGLVVIAFAPQRALDLEGDMGDIQALLVHLRAGEASAQGDPARIALMAGSISSLHLWRTVELSPPGSVSAAVVLGGVSDIFLVRQRYDTGQMTLEPQFADALYYGLIGLGRPNLSPEFYVRYSAVYHLDALAGTALAIIHGGGDVTVPVEQAEHFDRRLTERGITHSLVLYPTAQHYLDLVNIGPDELDMLSKVTGFLRQTLGP, from the coding sequence ATGATGGAACTGATGAACGTGTTCCGGCGGTTGCTGCGCTGGGTACGGTCGGTCGCGGCGCTCCTCATACTGGCCGCTATCGTATTCCTATGCGCGGCCGAGCAGAACGAGATTGTCTTTGCGCGCCACCTTTTGCTGTACCGCCTCGAAATGCTATGGTACCGGCCGGCGTCTGTGGCGGGCTCCCCCGGGGAACTGGTCGGCGCGGTGTTCGACGAGCAGGGCCGCTCTCTGGCCGGTGCAACCGTAGTCGCTGCGGCGGCCGATGGCCGCGCCTTCAGCACAACGAGCGACGGCGACGGGCGCTACCGGTTGTCACTGCCGCCCGGCGCGTACGTGCCGATGGCGACCCGTGCCGGCTACGCCGATATCACACTGCGCTTCGGACCGTTCCGGCGCAGCGTTATGATCGCCCCCGGGCAGATCGTGAGCGGCGATTTCGCCCTGCGGCCGGCGCCGCGCGTGGCGGCCACTCCGGGCGCGCCGCTGCGGTTCGGCGCGGCGGCGATCTCGCATGTGCAGCAGCCACACCCGTCCGACGTACGCCGCCGCCCGTTCACCTTCGAGGCTAACGGGCGAACGCTCGGCGGCTCGTACGTCTACGAACCGCTGCCCGCTGGGCGCTACCCGATGGTACTGATCCTCTATCCGTGCTGGGAGTACCCGTGCACGACCGACTTCTGGGATACGCTCAGCGCGACGGTGGCCGCGCAGGGATTGGTCGTCATCGCATTCGCGCCGCAGCGCGCGCTCGATCTCGAAGGCGACATGGGCGACATCCAGGCGCTGCTGGTGCACCTGCGCGCCGGCGAGGCATCGGCACAGGGCGATCCCGCGCGCATCGCGCTGATGGCGGGCAGCATCTCGTCGCTGCACTTGTGGCGCACGGTGGAGTTGTCGCCACCGGGCAGCGTGAGCGCGGCCGTGGTGCTCGGCGGCGTCAGCGACATCTTCCTGGTGCGCCAGCGCTACGATACAGGGCAGATGACGCTGGAGCCGCAGTTCGCCGACGCCCTGTATTACGGGTTGATCGGGCTGGGGCGGCCGAATCTCAGCCCGGAGTTCTATGTGCGTTACTCGGCTGTCTACCACCTCGACGCGCTGGCCGGCACAGCGCTGGCGATCATTCACGGCGGCGGCGACGTCACGGTGCCGGTCGAGCAGGCGGAGCATTTCGATCGCCGGCTGACAGAGCGCGGCATCACACACAGCCTGGTTTTGTACCCGACCGCGCAGCACTACCTCGACCTGGTCAATATCGGGCCGGACGAACTGGACATGCTGTCCAAAGTCACCGGGTTTCTCCGGCAGACCCTCGGGCCGTAG
- a CDS encoding PrsW family intramembrane metalloprotease, which translates to MDVLIFACLAFAGAVVPTVMYVYLVYWLDRYEREPLWLLTLAFLWGAVPAIVLAIIPQMALDSLIVGALGKGRAADALTYAVSAPLTEEAAKGIFLIGLLLLFWQQVDDPLDGIVYGAMVGFGFALPENVLYFAGAYGDGGVGGLLVNIILRNVLFGFNHAFFTACTGLGLGWARSHVGLFARVGAPVAGWLAAVTFHGLHNLGASLAEATACLSFIGAFFSDWIGILAMLALMLWFLSRQRRWLVDELRPELASGLLTADEYAVVVSSSKRASARLSALFTQGWGAYRRLGKFFAAATDLAFTKHQLRSYGEERGNSAEIARLRERLRALRGAAL; encoded by the coding sequence ATGGACGTGCTCATCTTCGCCTGCCTGGCTTTCGCCGGTGCCGTCGTGCCCACGGTCATGTACGTCTATCTGGTGTACTGGCTCGATCGCTACGAGCGCGAGCCGCTCTGGCTGCTGACGCTCGCTTTCCTGTGGGGCGCGGTACCGGCCATCGTGCTGGCGATCATCCCGCAGATGGCGCTCGACAGCCTGATCGTCGGCGCGCTCGGCAAGGGGCGCGCGGCCGATGCACTGACCTACGCCGTCTCCGCGCCGCTCACCGAGGAAGCCGCCAAGGGCATCTTCCTGATCGGGCTGCTGCTACTCTTCTGGCAGCAGGTGGACGATCCACTGGACGGCATCGTTTACGGCGCGATGGTCGGGTTCGGCTTCGCCCTGCCGGAAAATGTGCTGTACTTTGCCGGGGCGTATGGCGACGGCGGCGTGGGCGGCTTGCTCGTCAACATCATCCTGCGCAATGTGCTGTTCGGCTTCAACCACGCGTTCTTCACCGCGTGCACGGGGCTGGGGCTCGGCTGGGCGCGCTCGCACGTGGGGCTGTTCGCCCGCGTGGGCGCGCCGGTGGCGGGGTGGCTGGCCGCCGTCACATTCCACGGCCTGCACAACCTGGGCGCCTCGCTGGCCGAGGCGACCGCCTGCCTCTCGTTCATTGGCGCGTTCTTCAGCGACTGGATCGGCATTCTGGCGATGCTGGCGCTGATGCTCTGGTTTCTGTCGCGCCAGCGCCGCTGGCTGGTCGACGAGCTGCGGCCGGAGCTCGCGAGTGGGCTGCTGACAGCGGACGAGTATGCCGTGGTCGTCTCCTCAAGCAAGCGCGCGTCGGCGCGTCTCTCGGCGCTGTTCACGCAGGGCTGGGGCGCGTACCGGCGGCTGGGCAAGTTCTTCGCCGCCGCCACCGACCTTGCGTTTACCAAGCACCAGTTGAGGTCGTATGGCGAGGAGCGCGGCAACTCCGCGGAGATCGCGCGCCTGCGCGAGCGACTGCGGGCGCTGCGTGGAGCCGCGCTATAA
- a CDS encoding class II aldolase/adducin family protein yields MAIVNEPRLREEIVAIGKRMWEKGFLAAADGNISVRLGPERILITPSGLGKGFLSPDQLLRVDLDGRVIASNHPRARGLQPSSETMMHLEAYRQRADVQAVIHAHPPLSIALTVAGLPIDADVLPEVIYSVGIIPTAPYVTPGTPDGQNAIRALVQKHDAILLDHHGTLTVGATLTEAYMRLERVEHSAAILLAARQVGELKRLPREEFEKICAMGVCARQTGLHAAATEEVPEELVRQVVAAVMKQLA; encoded by the coding sequence ATGGCAATTGTGAACGAGCCCCGCCTGCGCGAAGAGATCGTCGCCATCGGCAAGCGCATGTGGGAAAAAGGCTTTCTCGCCGCCGCCGACGGCAACATCTCCGTGCGCCTCGGACCGGAGCGCATCCTGATCACGCCGAGCGGGCTGGGCAAAGGCTTTCTGTCGCCCGACCAGTTGCTGCGCGTCGATCTGGACGGGCGCGTCATCGCGTCGAATCACCCGCGCGCGCGCGGCCTGCAGCCGTCATCGGAGACGATGATGCACCTGGAGGCGTACCGCCAGCGCGCCGATGTGCAGGCGGTCATCCACGCGCACCCGCCGCTCTCGATCGCGCTGACCGTAGCCGGGCTGCCGATCGACGCCGACGTGCTGCCGGAAGTCATCTACTCGGTCGGCATCATCCCGACTGCGCCGTACGTGACGCCGGGCACTCCCGACGGGCAGAACGCGATCCGCGCGCTCGTCCAGAAGCACGATGCGATTTTGCTCGACCATCACGGCACGCTGACCGTCGGCGCAACACTGACGGAGGCGTACATGCGCCTGGAACGCGTGGAGCACTCCGCGGCGATCCTGCTGGCCGCGCGGCAGGTCGGGGAGTTGAAGCGACTGCCGCGCGAGGAGTTCGAGAAGATCTGCGCGATGGGCGTCTGCGCGCGGCAGACCGGCCTGCACGCCGCCGCGACCGAAGAGGTGCCGGAGGAGCTCGTCCGGCAGGTCGTCGCCGCCGTGATGAAACAACTGGCGTAG
- a CDS encoding FecR domain-containing protein translates to MSAPAMPAERDMQRIAWTVLLASFSACMLLFFGTPALAYWYFNTATDPQESELTVLSGTAIVEVPGREPSGERATRKVPEGAVIRTDANTRVRLLTFDGSTLTVLPDSQVRLAAMRKASFKISSLVNQVQVDLRAGRLRLAIAGNGEPHEVHLAMPQSEAHLQDGEYLAEVVEPQSDLIVRNGQALLRARDTTVVLGARQRALIAASGSLTGPLPAQQDLLANGSFDSPLSDSWTVYNDQGGDGGTVNGTVSIVQEQGRPAVRFVRAGSNGNHIDTGIEQAIDKDVTDFESVRLRADVMVTFQSLSGGGYLSSEFPLMVRVKYLDIRGGQNFWVHGFYYQNDARNPTANSEQVPQSLWYPYESPDLPLVLNPRPARILSVQIYASGWDFDSLISDIGLIVQ, encoded by the coding sequence GTGAGCGCGCCAGCCATGCCGGCCGAGCGCGACATGCAGCGCATCGCGTGGACGGTGCTGCTGGCGTCGTTCAGCGCGTGCATGCTGCTGTTCTTCGGCACGCCTGCGCTCGCCTACTGGTATTTCAACACCGCAACCGACCCGCAGGAGTCGGAGTTGACCGTGCTGTCGGGCACGGCGATCGTCGAAGTGCCCGGGCGCGAGCCATCGGGCGAGCGCGCCACGCGCAAGGTGCCGGAGGGCGCCGTCATTCGCACCGACGCGAACACGCGCGTGCGGCTGTTGACCTTTGACGGCAGCACGCTGACCGTCCTGCCCGACTCGCAGGTGCGCCTCGCGGCCATGCGCAAGGCGTCGTTCAAAATCTCGTCGCTCGTCAACCAGGTGCAGGTCGACCTGCGCGCCGGCCGCCTGCGGCTGGCGATCGCTGGCAACGGCGAGCCGCACGAGGTGCATCTCGCCATGCCGCAGAGCGAGGCGCACCTGCAGGATGGCGAGTACCTGGCCGAAGTCGTGGAACCGCAGAGCGACCTGATCGTGCGCAACGGGCAGGCGTTACTGCGCGCGCGCGACACGACCGTCGTGCTGGGCGCGCGCCAGCGCGCGCTGATCGCCGCGAGCGGCAGCCTGACGGGGCCGCTGCCCGCCCAGCAGGACCTGTTGGCCAACGGCAGCTTCGATTCACCGCTGTCCGACAGTTGGACCGTCTACAACGACCAGGGCGGCGATGGCGGCACGGTCAACGGCACGGTGAGCATCGTGCAGGAGCAGGGCCGGCCCGCCGTGCGCTTCGTCCGCGCCGGCAGCAACGGCAACCACATCGACACTGGCATCGAGCAGGCCATCGACAAGGACGTTACCGACTTCGAGTCGGTCCGCCTGCGCGCCGACGTGATGGTGACCTTCCAGTCGCTGTCCGGCGGCGGCTACCTGAGCAGCGAGTTCCCGCTGATGGTGCGCGTCAAGTACCTGGATATCCGCGGCGGGCAAAACTTCTGGGTGCATGGCTTTTACTATCAGAACGACGCGCGCAACCCGACCGCCAACAGCGAGCAGGTACCGCAGTCGCTCTGGTACCCGTACGAAAGCCCGGACCTTCCCCTGGTGCTGAACCCGCGCCCGGCGCGCATCCTCTCCGTGCAGATCTACGCCTCGGGCTGGGACTTCGACAGCCTGATCTCCGATATCGGTTTGATCGTGCAGTAG
- the yccX gene encoding acylphosphatase — protein sequence MRMERLAAVVSGRVQGVYFRAHTRREAQRLGLRGYALNCADGRVEVIAEGERAALESLLAWLQRGSPEARVDRVSPAWLPATGEFAAFEVRP from the coding sequence ATGCGCATGGAACGGCTGGCTGCGGTTGTGAGCGGGCGTGTGCAAGGCGTCTACTTCCGCGCGCACACCCGCCGCGAGGCGCAGCGGTTGGGGCTGCGCGGCTACGCGCTCAACTGCGCCGATGGCCGCGTGGAAGTAATTGCGGAAGGCGAGCGCGCCGCGTTGGAGTCGCTGCTGGCCTGGTTGCAGCGCGGCTCGCCGGAGGCGCGCGTCGATCGCGTGTCGCCGGCGTGGCTGCCGGCCACCGGCGAATTCGCCGCGTTCGAGGTGCGCCCGTGA
- a CDS encoding trypsin-like peptidase domain-containing protein, producing MNRLTRWMLALMAGALFSVSCGMTSVLTDVTPSAAPQATATAAAAPTIERPTPTAPPAAPAAPLPTAAASASGLDNEESVLVNVYARVSPSVVFITVFSSGTGTSTTGEATGSGFVLDTAGNIVTNNHVIDGANRILVRFSSDLEVEGRVVGADPDTDLAVVSVNVPAGTLRPVTLGDSNTLKVGQRALAIGNPFGFERTLTVGFISAMGRVIRLSDSGYSLPELIQTDAAINPGNSGGPLLDSRGQVIGVTTLIFSRSGVNSGVGLAVPVDSIKRVVPELIKNGRYAHPYLGITGETITVDMATQLSLPAQHGVLVVEARAGGPAVKAGIVGGSKRATYNGRAVLLGGDIITAIDGLPVKSFDDVIVYLAKQTKVGQITELTIVRDGKEQKVKLTLGERPR from the coding sequence ATGAACCGATTAACCCGCTGGATGCTGGCGCTGATGGCCGGCGCGCTATTCAGCGTGAGCTGCGGGATGACGTCCGTGCTCACCGATGTCACGCCGAGCGCGGCACCGCAGGCAACCGCAACCGCCGCCGCCGCGCCGACGATCGAGCGGCCGACGCCGACCGCGCCGCCGGCCGCGCCCGCCGCGCCGCTTCCGACCGCGGCCGCATCTGCCTCCGGTCTCGACAACGAGGAGTCGGTGCTGGTCAATGTGTATGCGCGAGTCAGCCCGTCGGTCGTCTTCATCACGGTCTTCTCGTCGGGCACCGGCACCAGCACCACCGGCGAGGCGACCGGTTCCGGGTTCGTGCTCGACACGGCGGGCAACATCGTCACCAATAACCACGTCATCGACGGCGCCAATCGCATCCTGGTTCGCTTCTCCAGCGATCTGGAAGTGGAGGGCCGCGTCGTCGGCGCCGACCCGGACACAGATCTGGCTGTCGTCTCGGTCAATGTGCCGGCGGGCACACTGCGCCCCGTGACGCTGGGCGATTCGAACACGCTGAAAGTCGGCCAGCGCGCGCTGGCAATCGGCAACCCGTTTGGCTTCGAGCGTACCCTGACGGTCGGTTTCATCAGCGCGATGGGCCGTGTCATCCGCCTGTCGGACAGCGGCTACTCGCTGCCGGAGCTGATCCAGACCGATGCGGCGATCAATCCGGGCAACTCCGGCGGCCCGCTGCTGGATTCGCGCGGGCAGGTGATCGGCGTCACCACGCTGATCTTCTCGCGCAGTGGCGTCAACTCCGGCGTCGGGTTGGCCGTGCCGGTCGATTCGATCAAGCGCGTCGTGCCGGAACTGATCAAGAACGGCCGCTACGCGCACCCGTACCTCGGCATCACCGGCGAGACGATCACGGTCGACATGGCGACTCAGCTTTCGCTGCCGGCGCAGCACGGCGTGCTGGTCGTCGAGGCGCGCGCCGGCGGACCGGCTGTCAAAGCCGGCATCGTCGGCGGCAGCAAACGCGCCACCTACAATGGGCGCGCCGTACTGCTCGGCGGCGACATTATCACGGCCATTGACGGCCTGCCGGTCAAGAGTTTCGACGATGTGATTGTGTACCTCGCCAAGCAGACGAAGGTCGGCCAGATCACCGAATTGACCATCGTGCGCGATGGCAAGGAGCAGAAGGTCAAGTTGACGCTTGGCGAGCGTCCGCGCTAG
- a CDS encoding J domain-containing protein, with protein MDYKDYYKVLGVDKKATGAEIKKAYRKLAQQHHPDRNPNDKAAESKFKEINEAYEVLGDAEKRQKYDQLGANYQQWQRNGGPGGPAGFDWSRYAGQGAPGGGARVEYGDLGDLFGQGGDFSDFFQTIFGGPGTAPRGRGGGTRARRSRDIEQPVTITLEEACNGCKRVVSRGGRRIEASIPPGVQEGSRVRLRGEGHAGANGSATGDLFLVVNISPDARFERQGDDLFVDLTVDVYTLVLGGEVRVPTPRGKEILLTIPPETSAGRQFRLSGQGMPNVNTPEHRGDLYVRIKAGLPQNLTEPERALFRELAALRSKRH; from the coding sequence ATGGATTATAAAGACTACTACAAAGTGCTGGGCGTAGACAAAAAAGCGACCGGGGCCGAGATCAAGAAGGCCTATCGCAAGCTCGCGCAGCAGCACCACCCCGATCGCAACCCGAACGACAAGGCCGCCGAGAGCAAGTTTAAGGAAATAAACGAGGCGTATGAGGTGCTCGGCGACGCCGAGAAGCGCCAGAAGTACGACCAACTCGGCGCCAACTACCAGCAGTGGCAGCGCAACGGCGGCCCCGGCGGCCCCGCCGGCTTTGACTGGAGTCGCTATGCCGGCCAGGGCGCGCCGGGCGGCGGCGCGCGCGTCGAGTACGGCGACCTGGGCGATCTGTTCGGGCAGGGCGGCGATTTCTCCGACTTCTTCCAGACGATCTTCGGCGGGCCGGGCACGGCTCCGCGCGGGCGCGGCGGCGGAACCCGCGCGCGCCGCAGCCGCGACATCGAGCAACCGGTCACCATCACGCTCGAAGAAGCCTGTAATGGCTGCAAGCGCGTCGTCAGCCGCGGTGGCCGCCGCATCGAGGCGAGTATTCCGCCGGGCGTACAGGAAGGCTCGCGCGTGCGGTTGCGCGGCGAAGGCCATGCCGGCGCCAATGGCTCAGCCACCGGCGACCTGTTCCTCGTCGTCAATATCTCGCCCGACGCGCGCTTTGAACGGCAGGGCGACGACCTGTTTGTCGACCTGACCGTGGACGTGTACACGCTCGTGCTGGGCGGCGAGGTGCGCGTGCCGACGCCGCGCGGCAAGGAGATCCTGTTGACGATCCCGCCCGAAACGTCGGCGGGGCGGCAGTTCCGCCTGTCCGGTCAGGGCATGCCGAACGTCAACACGCCCGAGCACCGGGGCGATCTGTATGTGCGCATCAAAGCCGGGCTGCCGCAGAACCTGACGGAGCCCGAGCGCGCGCTGTTTCGTGAACTGGCCGCCCTGCGCTCGAAGCGGCATTGA
- a CDS encoding AAA family ATPase, which yields MIAPAGTVTFLFTDIEGSTALWERYPDAMRMALARHDSLARETVESSGGHIFKLVGDGVCAAFTGARAALDAALGFQRALLTEPWGPAAIKARTGLHTGEAEMRDGDYFGTAVNRAARVMALAHGGQVLLSAATTELLRGNLPEAAQLVDMGEHRLKGLLNPERIWQVSVPGLRSEFPPLVSLNAHRNNLPVQLTSFIGRESEIKAVKRLLETARLVTLTGPGGTGKTRLSLQVAAELLDTFPDGVWFVELAPISDPSLVRPAIAHVLGLSAPSDEALRDELSGYLRDKKILLVLDNFEQVVAAATVVRDLLAAPDVRALVSSREMLSIAGEQEYAVPLLSLPDPGRPTSLAQLTQCESVRLFIERAQAVKSDFAINSDNAPAVAEICYRLDGLPLAIELAAARVRLLPPQHMLPQLSNRLRFLTSSARDLPRRQQTLRGAIDWSHDLLSADEQALFRRFACFAGGATLEAVEAVCNPDGATNVLAGVESLANKSLLRQYEAHGEPRFTMLEMVREYAREKLEQSGEALRQRELHLDCYLAVAERAEPLVYAGPQAEWLNPLDAERDNVRAALDWALAHDPARALRLTGAAMLCWSSWALAEAVDGRRLLTAALAAARPLAAAAALQRARALALMTLGIAAGEQGDNGFARVCVTDSIAIFRALGERQRLAFALSVLGLSCMLNDDQPASRDALEESIALSRASGDTWLLGRALSFLGVTTTLSPGSYAAARDLFLECIRLFQQLDDQLAVAIAYQHLGRAACDVGDYGPAREYYALALPVIRASNKTLFLNMAVTGLADIARHTDDFAEARGHYHQLIGEWQRLGNRGAIARVLECLAFVDMREGRTRGATGSAVLFRHAALLLGAAEALREAAASPMSANERVEYGREVMDLQALAGESAVRAAWALGRTLTPAQAQAAA from the coding sequence ATGATTGCGCCTGCCGGCACGGTCACCTTCCTGTTCACGGACATCGAGGGCAGCACCGCGCTTTGGGAACGCTATCCTGATGCCATGCGAATGGCGCTCGCGCGCCATGACTCACTGGCGCGCGAAACGGTAGAATCGTCCGGCGGCCACATCTTCAAGCTCGTCGGCGACGGCGTATGCGCCGCCTTCACCGGCGCGCGCGCCGCGCTCGACGCTGCGCTGGGGTTCCAGCGCGCCCTGCTCACCGAGCCGTGGGGGCCGGCAGCCATCAAAGCCCGCACGGGCCTGCACACGGGCGAGGCCGAGATGCGCGACGGCGACTACTTCGGCACGGCGGTCAACCGCGCGGCGCGCGTGATGGCGCTGGCGCACGGCGGCCAGGTGCTGCTCTCCGCCGCGACGACCGAGTTACTGCGCGGTAACCTGCCTGAAGCCGCGCAGTTGGTGGACATGGGCGAGCACCGCCTGAAGGGATTGCTCAACCCCGAGCGAATCTGGCAGGTCAGCGTCCCCGGCCTGCGGTCCGAGTTCCCCCCGCTCGTCTCGCTGAATGCGCATCGCAACAACCTGCCGGTGCAGTTGACCAGTTTCATCGGCCGCGAGAGCGAGATCAAAGCGGTGAAGCGGCTGCTGGAGACGGCCCGGCTCGTCACGCTCACGGGGCCGGGCGGGACCGGCAAGACGCGCCTCTCCCTCCAAGTCGCCGCGGAGCTGCTGGACACATTCCCCGACGGCGTCTGGTTTGTGGAACTGGCGCCGATCAGCGACCCCTCGCTCGTGCGGCCCGCCATCGCGCACGTGCTGGGACTGAGCGCGCCATCGGATGAGGCGCTGCGCGATGAGCTCAGCGGCTATCTGCGCGACAAGAAGATACTGCTCGTGCTCGACAATTTTGAGCAGGTGGTCGCGGCTGCCACCGTCGTGCGCGACCTGCTGGCGGCGCCGGATGTGCGCGCGCTGGTATCGAGCCGCGAGATGTTGAGCATTGCCGGCGAGCAGGAATATGCCGTGCCACTGCTCAGCCTGCCCGACCCGGGCCGCCCGACCTCGCTGGCACAGCTCACGCAGTGCGAATCGGTGCGTCTGTTCATCGAGCGCGCGCAGGCGGTCAAGTCCGATTTTGCGATCAACTCCGACAACGCGCCCGCCGTCGCCGAGATCTGCTACCGGCTCGACGGTCTGCCGCTGGCGATCGAGCTGGCGGCCGCGCGCGTGCGCCTCCTGCCGCCGCAGCACATGCTCCCGCAGTTGAGCAACCGCCTGCGCTTCCTCACCAGCAGCGCGCGCGATCTGCCGCGCCGCCAGCAGACGCTGCGCGGGGCCATCGACTGGAGCCATGATCTGCTGAGCGCCGATGAGCAGGCGCTCTTCCGGCGCTTCGCGTGTTTCGCGGGCGGCGCGACGCTCGAAGCGGTCGAGGCGGTCTGCAACCCCGACGGCGCGACCAACGTGCTGGCCGGCGTCGAATCGCTGGCTAACAAGAGCCTGCTGCGCCAGTACGAGGCGCACGGCGAACCGCGCTTCACCATGCTGGAAATGGTGCGCGAGTACGCCCGCGAGAAACTCGAGCAGTCCGGCGAAGCGCTGCGCCAGCGCGAACTGCACCTCGATTGTTACCTGGCGGTGGCCGAGCGGGCCGAACCGCTGGTGTATGCCGGCCCGCAGGCCGAGTGGCTAAACCCGCTGGACGCGGAGCGGGACAACGTGCGCGCCGCGCTGGATTGGGCGCTGGCGCACGACCCGGCGCGCGCGCTGCGGCTGACTGGCGCCGCCATGCTCTGCTGGAGCAGTTGGGCGCTGGCTGAAGCCGTCGACGGGCGCCGCTTGCTGACGGCGGCGCTGGCAGCCGCCCGTCCGCTGGCGGCCGCGGCCGCGCTGCAGCGGGCCCGCGCGCTCGCACTGATGACACTGGGCATCGCCGCCGGCGAGCAGGGCGATAACGGCTTTGCGCGCGTGTGCGTGACCGACAGTATTGCGATTTTCCGCGCGCTCGGCGAGCGGCAGCGACTGGCGTTCGCATTGTCCGTGCTGGGGCTCTCGTGCATGCTGAACGACGACCAGCCCGCCTCGCGCGACGCGCTCGAGGAAAGCATCGCCCTATCGCGCGCCTCCGGCGACACGTGGCTGCTGGGGCGCGCGCTGAGCTTCCTCGGCGTAACGACTACCCTGAGCCCCGGGTCGTACGCAGCGGCGCGTGATCTGTTTCTGGAGTGCATCCGCCTGTTTCAGCAGCTTGACGACCAGCTTGCCGTGGCGATTGCGTACCAGCATCTGGGCCGCGCTGCGTGCGACGTGGGCGACTATGGCCCGGCTCGGGAATACTATGCGCTGGCCTTGCCCGTCATCCGGGCCTCCAACAAGACGCTGTTCCTCAATATGGCCGTCACCGGCCTGGCCGATATTGCGCGGCATACCGACGACTTTGCCGAAGCACGCGGCCACTACCACCAACTGATCGGCGAATGGCAGCGCCTGGGCAACCGCGGCGCGATCGCCCGCGTGCTGGAGTGCCTGGCATTCGTCGACATGCGCGAAGGCCGCACGCGGGGCGCGACCGGATCGGCCGTGCTCTTCCGTCATGCCGCGCTCCTCCTGGGCGCAGCCGAGGCGCTGCGCGAGGCCGCCGCCTCGCCGATGAGCGCCAACGAGCGCGTTGAATACGGGCGCGAGGTCATGGACCTGCAGGCCCTTGCGGGCGAATCGGCAGTGCGCGCCGCGTGGGCGCTGGGCCGCACGCTGACGCCCGCGCAGGCGCAGGCGGCCGCTTGA
- a CDS encoding metal-sensitive transcriptional regulator has product MARTLRARVTDDAPARKPALDPELSIFSVEAQADLVDRLKRIEGQVRGIQRMVEEGRDCRAILNQLTAVRAAAYQVSLLLVRDYATHCLRDSEESKTIDELVQTLNHLPY; this is encoded by the coding sequence ATGGCACGCACGCTGCGCGCGCGCGTGACGGATGACGCCCCGGCACGCAAGCCGGCGCTCGATCCCGAGCTTTCCATCTTCTCGGTGGAGGCGCAGGCCGATCTGGTCGATCGCCTGAAACGCATCGAGGGACAGGTGCGCGGCATCCAGCGCATGGTGGAGGAGGGGCGCGACTGCCGCGCCATCCTCAACCAGTTGACGGCGGTGCGCGCGGCCGCGTACCAGGTCAGCCTGCTGTTGGTGCGCGACTATGCCACCCACTGCCTGCGCGACTCGGAAGAGTCCAAGACGATTGACGAACTGGTGCAGACGCTGAACCATCTGCCGTATTAG
- the trxA gene encoding thioredoxin: MAATPVHVTDQDFEQTVLGASLPVLVDFWAPWCGPCKMIAPSVEELAREFDGKAVVAKVNTDEEQIWASRFGIQGIPTLIFFKGGKEVGRVVGAARKDVLKSKLEAAMAVKQSQN, encoded by the coding sequence ATGGCTGCAACTCCCGTGCATGTGACGGATCAGGACTTTGAGCAAACGGTGCTGGGCGCGTCGCTCCCCGTGCTGGTAGATTTCTGGGCCCCGTGGTGCGGTCCCTGCAAGATGATTGCGCCGTCGGTCGAGGAACTGGCCCGCGAGTTTGACGGCAAGGCCGTCGTCGCTAAGGTCAACACCGACGAAGAGCAGATCTGGGCCTCGCGCTTCGGCATCCAGGGCATCCCGACGCTGATCTTCTTCAAGGGCGGCAAGGAAGTCGGCCGCGTGGTGGGCGCCGCGCGCAAGGACGTCCTGAAGAGCAAGCTTGAGGCTGCGATGGCCGTCAAGCAGAGTCAGAACTAG